The following are encoded together in the Tatumella ptyseos genome:
- a CDS encoding DUF4156 domain-containing protein, with product MRLLSVIPVLFAVLLAAGCSSSGNQLNAAGQNVRFVDQQPGAECHYIGTASGEQSNWFSGQQIEGGNSLRGAANNLRNRAAEMGGNVIYNASTPGLSLVSSFVPVATKMSGQVYKCP from the coding sequence ATGCGTTTACTTTCAGTTATCCCGGTTTTATTTGCGGTACTTCTTGCGGCGGGTTGTAGCTCGTCCGGTAATCAATTAAATGCAGCGGGGCAGAATGTGCGTTTCGTTGACCAGCAACCTGGCGCTGAATGCCACTACATCGGTACTGCGAGCGGTGAGCAGAGTAATTGGTTCTCAGGCCAACAAATCGAAGGTGGGAATTCTCTGCGAGGTGCGGCAAATAACTTACGTAATCGTGCTGCAGAAATGGGCGGTAACGTAATCTATAACGCTAGTACACCGGGGCTTAGTTTAGTGTCGAGCTTCGTGCCTGTCGCGACGAAGATGTCTGGCCAAGTCTATAAGTGCCCATAA
- a CDS encoding DUF1090 family protein produces MKKSLSVSLLSLATLLAAQQAFAVQTCAQKEAALNEQLSYAQQHNNSHQVAGLKKALAEVKENCTASSVRHDAEQDVEKLQRKLKEKQQDLQESQQDLQKATAKNNAEKMAKYRGKIAEKQADIEKITTELHQKQQGLRALN; encoded by the coding sequence ATGAAAAAGAGTTTATCTGTATCGTTACTTTCTCTAGCAACGCTTCTGGCTGCACAGCAAGCCTTTGCCGTACAAACTTGTGCCCAGAAAGAAGCCGCGCTTAATGAGCAACTGAGTTATGCCCAGCAACATAACAATAGCCATCAAGTCGCAGGGTTAAAGAAGGCGTTGGCTGAAGTGAAAGAGAATTGTACCGCCTCAAGCGTTCGTCACGATGCAGAGCAAGATGTTGAAAAATTGCAGCGTAAGCTAAAAGAGAAACAACAAGATTTGCAGGAGAGTCAACAAGACCTTCAAAAAGCGACTGCGAAGAATAACGCGGAGAAAATGGCTAAATACCGTGGCAAAATCGCCGAGAAACAAGCCGATATTGAGAAAATCACCACTGAGTTACACCAAAAGCAACAAGGTTTACGCGCCCTCAACTAG
- the groL gene encoding chaperonin GroEL (60 kDa chaperone family; promotes refolding of misfolded polypeptides especially under stressful conditions; forms two stacked rings of heptamers to form a barrel-shaped 14mer; ends can be capped by GroES; misfolded proteins enter the barrel where they are refolded when GroES binds), whose product MAAKDVKFGNDARVKMLRGVNILADAVKVTLGPKGRNVVLDKSFGSPTITKDGVSVAREIELEDKFENMGAQMVKEVASKANDAAGDGTTTATVLAQSIVNEGLKAVAAGMNPMDLKRGIDKAVIAAVEQLKTLSVPCSDSKAVAQVGTISANSDTSVGTLIAQAMEKVGKEGVITVEEGTGLQDELDVVEGMQFDRGYLSPYFINKPETGAVELEQPFILLADKKISNIRELLPVLEAVAKAGKPLLIIAEDVEGEALATLVVNTMRGIVKVAAVKAPGFGDRRKAMLQDIAILTGGSVISEEIGMELEKTALEDLGQAKRVVINKDTTTIIDGIGEEANIKGRVTQIRQQIEEATSDYDKEKLQERVAKLAGGVAVLKVGAATEVEMKEKKARVEDALHATRAAVEEGVVAGGGVALVRVAAKITGLTGDNEDQNVGIRVALRAMEAPLRQIVSNAGEEPSVVADKVKQGEGNFGYNAATEEYGNMIDFGILDPTKVTRSALQYASSVAGLMITTECMITELPKDDKADLGAAGGMGGMGGMGGMM is encoded by the coding sequence ATGGCTGCTAAAGACGTAAAATTTGGTAACGACGCACGCGTTAAAATGCTACGTGGCGTAAACATTCTTGCTGATGCGGTAAAAGTGACCTTAGGTCCCAAAGGCCGTAATGTTGTTCTTGATAAATCATTTGGTTCTCCTACCATCACTAAAGATGGTGTTTCTGTTGCGCGCGAAATCGAATTAGAAGATAAGTTCGAAAACATGGGCGCTCAAATGGTTAAAGAAGTCGCCTCTAAAGCGAATGATGCGGCAGGTGACGGTACGACTACCGCAACTGTTCTTGCGCAATCTATCGTTAACGAAGGTCTTAAAGCCGTTGCAGCGGGTATGAACCCAATGGACCTCAAGCGCGGTATCGATAAAGCAGTTATCGCCGCAGTTGAACAACTGAAAACGTTATCCGTTCCGTGCTCTGATTCTAAAGCCGTTGCTCAGGTCGGTACCATCTCTGCAAACTCTGACACCAGCGTCGGAACCCTAATCGCTCAAGCGATGGAAAAAGTGGGTAAAGAAGGTGTGATCACCGTTGAAGAAGGGACTGGTCTACAAGACGAGTTAGACGTTGTAGAAGGGATGCAGTTTGACCGTGGATACTTATCTCCTTACTTCATCAACAAGCCAGAAACCGGTGCAGTTGAACTTGAACAACCTTTCATCCTGTTAGCAGACAAGAAAATCTCTAACATCCGTGAACTGTTACCTGTATTGGAAGCGGTGGCTAAAGCTGGTAAACCTCTGCTGATCATTGCCGAAGATGTTGAAGGCGAAGCACTGGCTACCCTGGTGGTTAACACCATGCGCGGCATCGTCAAAGTGGCTGCGGTAAAAGCACCTGGTTTTGGTGATCGCCGTAAAGCAATGCTGCAAGATATCGCAATCCTAACCGGTGGTTCTGTGATTTCTGAAGAGATTGGAATGGAGCTGGAAAAAACAGCTTTAGAAGATCTGGGTCAAGCGAAGCGTGTTGTGATCAACAAAGACACCACGACTATCATCGATGGTATCGGTGAAGAAGCCAATATCAAAGGTCGTGTGACACAAATTCGTCAACAAATCGAAGAAGCAACTTCTGATTACGACAAAGAAAAACTTCAAGAGCGTGTTGCTAAACTGGCGGGCGGCGTAGCTGTTCTGAAAGTTGGCGCAGCCACTGAAGTTGAGATGAAAGAGAAGAAAGCGCGCGTTGAAGATGCGTTACACGCAACGCGTGCAGCCGTTGAAGAAGGCGTTGTAGCAGGCGGTGGTGTTGCACTGGTTCGCGTTGCAGCGAAAATCACCGGTCTGACTGGCGATAACGAAGACCAAAACGTGGGTATCCGTGTTGCACTGCGTGCAATGGAAGCACCACTGCGTCAAATCGTTTCTAACGCAGGTGAAGAGCCATCTGTTGTTGCGGACAAAGTGAAGCAAGGCGAAGGTAACTTCGGTTATAACGCGGCAACTGAAGAGTACGGCAACATGATCGACTTCGGTATCCTAGACCCAACTAAAGTGACGCGTTCTGCACTGCAATACGCTTCTTCTGTTGCGGGTCTGATGATCACCACTGAATGCATGATCACTGAACTGCCTAAAGATGATAAAGCTGACTTAGGTGCTGCAGGTGGTATGGGCGGCATGGGTGGAATGGGCGGTATGATGTAA
- a CDS encoding co-chaperone GroES: MNIRPLHDRVIVKRKEVEAKSAGGIVLTGSAAGKSSRAEVLAVGNGRILENGEVKPLDVKVGDVVIFNEGYGAKTEKIDNEEVLIISENDILAVVTA, encoded by the coding sequence ATGAACATTCGTCCATTACATGACCGTGTAATTGTTAAGCGTAAAGAAGTTGAAGCAAAATCAGCCGGTGGCATCGTATTAACGGGTTCTGCAGCGGGCAAATCAAGCCGTGCTGAAGTGTTAGCGGTGGGCAATGGTCGCATTCTTGAAAATGGTGAAGTAAAACCACTGGACGTAAAAGTCGGTGATGTAGTGATCTTTAACGAAGGTTACGGCGCTAAAACAGAAAAGATTGATAACGAAGAAGTTCTTATCATCTCCGAGAACGATATCCTCGCCGTCGTAACTGCGTAA
- the mscM gene encoding miniconductance mechanosensitive channel MscM — MRILPVILLSLGLGTTFASDALPEPPQIRQALEQAQNSKNPAAQTDIIQALKSALDYTNQRNQSIENARQYQQVIDNYPQLAATLRQQITTLNETSKRVNPASSSSDIEQEILRVSSQLLEEGRLAQQEQDQAREISDSLTQLPSDQTDARRALSESDRRLQNYQVSSTPLGQARGNAYEAENAANKARVNELELAQLSANNRQELAKLRAEFHQKTIAQLDAYLQALRARQSALRQDEAQRALERTEQLAENSGDLPPVIHEQFTVNRELSAALNQQAQHMELVSSQQRLVANQTQQVRQALSTLREQSQWLGESTLLGEALRAQVARLPDAPKSQQIDSEMGELRVQRLHYEDLLARQHALRETRQASGKSITSEQRRILDAQLNTQGELLNSLISGCDALILEITKLKVANTQLQDALGDVTDATHRYLFWTADINPITLHYPLQVVQDLTRLLSLDSLGQLGKALVMVATSRESILPVIGALILVIVSLSSRRHYHAFLARSASRIGKVTQDRFSLTLRTVFWSILVALPLPVLWATLGYGLQRAWPYPIAVAVGDGVTATLPLLWAFMISATFAHPNGLFIAHFRWPQQAVSRAVRYYSLSIGFIVPLTMVLITFDNIEERPFTASLGRLSFILICIALTIVSNALRRAGLPLYFDRQGNSTNMVNRLLWDVMIIIPPVAIIASLLGYLATAQALLARVESSVGIWFVLLIVYHIIRRWMLIQRRRIEFDRARQRRAEILANRARNHQEDESGALNSESQETIEEPVIDLDTISAQSLRLVRSLLALVALFALILLWSELHSAFAFLENIPLWGVTSSIQGVESVQDVTLGAVLIAILVLIITLQLVRNMPAMLELAILQHLNLAPGTGYAITTLTKYVLMIVGVMMGFSMLGIDWSKLQWLVAAMGLGLGFGLQEIFANFISGLIILFEKPIRIGDTVTLRDLTGTISRINTRATTITDWDRKEIIVPNKAFITEQFINWSLSDAHTRVVLNIPAPPHVSSAVVTDLLLAAANRCSYVLKTPAAEAFLVDIHQGIQLFELRIYAAEIGHRMPLRHDLHQQILNSFSEHNIELPYPPVQVRMEQVGKSAATMQSTQYQAGGL, encoded by the coding sequence GTGCGTATATTACCCGTTATTCTACTGAGCTTAGGGCTTGGTACTACTTTCGCTAGTGATGCACTGCCTGAGCCTCCGCAGATCCGGCAAGCGCTGGAACAGGCTCAAAATAGTAAAAATCCTGCCGCGCAGACCGACATTATTCAAGCCCTAAAGAGTGCGCTGGATTATACGAATCAGCGTAATCAATCGATTGAAAATGCGCGACAATATCAGCAAGTCATCGATAATTACCCGCAACTTGCGGCAACGCTACGTCAGCAAATTACCACTCTGAACGAAACCAGCAAACGCGTTAATCCAGCCTCATCGAGTAGCGATATTGAACAAGAGATCTTACGTGTCAGCAGTCAATTGTTGGAAGAAGGCCGTTTAGCCCAGCAGGAGCAGGATCAAGCCAGGGAGATCAGTGATTCTCTCACTCAATTGCCCAGTGACCAGACAGACGCTCGACGGGCGCTTTCTGAAAGCGATCGCCGCTTACAAAATTACCAAGTCTCCTCTACACCGTTAGGCCAAGCCCGAGGTAATGCCTATGAGGCAGAAAACGCAGCGAATAAAGCTCGCGTTAATGAGCTTGAGCTGGCGCAGCTATCTGCCAATAATCGGCAAGAACTAGCCAAATTACGCGCCGAATTTCACCAAAAAACCATTGCTCAACTCGATGCCTATCTTCAAGCGCTACGCGCTCGACAAAGCGCCCTCCGCCAAGATGAAGCACAACGCGCCTTAGAGCGTACTGAACAGCTAGCAGAAAATAGTGGCGATTTACCGCCTGTTATTCATGAGCAATTCACCGTTAACCGCGAGTTATCGGCGGCACTGAACCAGCAAGCCCAACATATGGAGCTGGTCTCTTCACAGCAACGGCTCGTCGCTAACCAGACTCAACAAGTGCGCCAAGCGCTCTCAACGTTACGGGAACAGTCACAATGGCTGGGCGAATCTACGCTTCTGGGTGAAGCACTCCGTGCGCAAGTGGCGCGATTACCTGATGCGCCAAAATCCCAACAGATCGATAGTGAAATGGGGGAGCTACGCGTTCAGCGCCTGCATTATGAGGATTTACTCGCCCGTCAACATGCGCTGCGCGAAACGCGTCAAGCGAGCGGTAAGTCAATTACTAGCGAACAACGCCGTATTTTAGATGCGCAGCTTAATACGCAGGGAGAGCTGCTTAATTCATTGATTTCAGGCTGTGACGCCTTAATTTTAGAAATTACTAAATTAAAAGTCGCGAATACCCAGTTACAAGATGCCTTAGGCGATGTCACGGATGCTACCCACCGTTACCTCTTCTGGACGGCGGATATTAACCCGATCACTCTGCATTATCCGCTTCAAGTCGTGCAAGACCTGACAAGATTATTATCTTTAGATAGTTTGGGGCAGTTGGGGAAAGCCTTAGTCATGGTCGCCACCAGCCGCGAGTCTATTTTACCGGTTATCGGCGCGCTAATATTGGTGATTGTCAGCTTGAGTTCACGCCGCCACTATCATGCTTTTTTAGCACGATCGGCTAGCCGTATTGGTAAAGTGACCCAGGATCGTTTCTCCTTAACTTTACGCACGGTATTCTGGTCAATTCTTGTCGCCCTCCCCTTACCCGTTCTCTGGGCGACGCTAGGTTATGGGCTACAACGCGCTTGGCCTTATCCCATTGCGGTGGCTGTGGGGGATGGTGTAACCGCGACGCTGCCTTTACTCTGGGCTTTTATGATTAGCGCAACCTTCGCTCACCCTAATGGGTTGTTTATCGCCCATTTTCGTTGGCCGCAACAGGCAGTATCACGAGCGGTACGCTATTACTCCCTCAGTATCGGCTTTATCGTTCCCCTCACGATGGTATTGATCACTTTCGATAATATCGAAGAGCGTCCTTTTACTGCCTCGTTGGGTCGACTGAGTTTTATTCTAATTTGTATCGCACTGACTATTGTCTCTAATGCACTGCGGCGTGCTGGCCTGCCGCTCTATTTTGACCGTCAAGGCAACAGCACCAACATGGTCAACCGCTTACTCTGGGATGTGATGATCATTATTCCACCTGTTGCCATCATTGCGTCCTTGCTCGGGTATCTCGCGACAGCGCAAGCGCTCCTAGCCAGGGTAGAAAGCTCGGTAGGTATCTGGTTTGTGTTACTCATTGTTTATCACATTATTCGCCGTTGGATGCTCATTCAGCGTCGGCGTATTGAGTTTGATCGCGCACGACAACGGCGGGCAGAGATTCTCGCTAATCGGGCACGAAACCATCAAGAAGATGAGAGTGGCGCACTGAATAGTGAAAGCCAAGAGACGATCGAAGAACCCGTCATCGACTTAGATACCATCAGTGCGCAATCGCTACGCTTGGTTCGTTCTCTACTCGCGTTAGTGGCACTTTTTGCGCTAATCCTACTTTGGTCTGAACTCCACTCCGCCTTCGCTTTCCTTGAAAATATCCCGTTGTGGGGAGTGACCTCATCAATTCAAGGGGTAGAGAGCGTACAGGATGTCACGCTCGGTGCGGTACTGATTGCGATCTTAGTGTTAATTATCACGCTGCAACTGGTAAGAAATATGCCAGCTATGCTTGAACTCGCTATTTTACAGCACCTCAATCTGGCGCCTGGCACCGGTTATGCCATCACTACGCTCACCAAGTATGTACTGATGATCGTCGGCGTCATGATGGGCTTTTCGATGCTCGGTATTGACTGGTCTAAATTGCAGTGGCTAGTCGCGGCAATGGGTCTGGGATTAGGCTTTGGTTTGCAGGAGATCTTCGCAAACTTTATCTCAGGCCTGATTATTTTATTCGAAAAGCCCATTCGTATTGGTGATACCGTTACCCTGCGAGACTTAACGGGTACCATCTCGCGAATTAATACCCGTGCTACGACGATTACCGATTGGGATAGGAAAGAAATTATTGTGCCGAATAAGGCCTTTATTACCGAACAGTTTATTAACTGGTCCTTATCGGATGCGCATACTAGAGTGGTCTTGAATATTCCAGCCCCCCCGCATGTGAGTAGCGCGGTGGTAACGGATTTACTGTTGGCGGCAGCAAATCGCTGTAGTTATGTGTTGAAAACCCCTGCAGCTGAAGCGTTCTTAGTCGATATCCATCAAGGTATTCAACTCTTTGAATTGCGGATTTATGCCGCAGAGATTGGCCATCGTATGCCACTGCGTCACGACCTACATCAACAGATCTTAAATAGTTTCAGTGAGCACAATATAGAGCTGCCTTACCCGCCGGTTCAGGTAAGAATGGAACAAGTCGGTAAGTCCGCCGCTACTATGCAATCAACACAGTACCAAGCTGGCGGCCTATAA
- the asd gene encoding archaetidylserine decarboxylase (Phosphatidylserine decarboxylase is synthesized as a single chain precursor. Generation of the pyruvoyl active site from a Ser is coupled to cleavage of a Gly-Ser bond between the larger (beta) and smaller (alpha chains). It is an integral membrane protein.) — MLDKLKLGINALLPKKQLTELAGWGASRQAGWLTKAVIDIFVWYYKVNMQEAAKPDTASYRSFNEFFVRPLKDEARVIDHAANILVQPADGAVSQCGRIDENQIFQAKGHYYTLEALLAGNEERAQHFYNGQFVTTYLAPRDYHRVHMPCNGILREMVYVPGDLYSVNPLTAQNIPNLFARNERVICYFDTDMGPMVQILVGATIVGSIETVWAGTITPPREGVIQRWHYPQADEKGAIVLLKGQEMGRFKLGSTVINLFAPDQVRLSEALEAQAPTKMGQPLAEKIAVQAPTSTPLQNESGVVEQTEA; from the coding sequence GTGTTAGATAAGTTGAAATTAGGTATTAACGCCCTTCTTCCTAAAAAACAACTCACAGAACTTGCTGGCTGGGGAGCAAGCCGCCAAGCGGGTTGGCTAACCAAGGCTGTTATTGATATTTTTGTTTGGTATTACAAAGTGAATATGCAAGAAGCGGCTAAACCTGATACTGCAAGTTATCGTAGTTTTAATGAGTTTTTTGTTCGTCCGCTAAAAGATGAAGCCCGTGTGATTGATCATGCTGCGAATATCCTTGTTCAGCCAGCAGACGGCGCAGTGAGCCAATGTGGACGTATCGACGAAAACCAAATTTTCCAAGCTAAAGGTCACTACTACACGCTGGAAGCTTTGTTAGCCGGAAACGAAGAGCGTGCTCAGCACTTTTACAATGGTCAATTTGTGACGACCTATTTAGCTCCGCGTGACTATCACCGCGTACATATGCCGTGTAATGGGATATTACGTGAAATGGTCTATGTACCTGGAGATTTGTACTCAGTTAACCCCCTTACTGCACAAAATATTCCCAACCTCTTCGCACGTAACGAACGCGTTATCTGCTATTTCGATACCGATATGGGACCTATGGTACAAATTCTGGTGGGTGCAACCATTGTCGGAAGCATTGAAACCGTGTGGGCCGGTACCATCACGCCACCGCGTGAAGGCGTTATTCAACGTTGGCATTACCCACAAGCCGATGAAAAGGGTGCGATTGTCTTATTGAAAGGTCAAGAAATGGGCCGTTTCAAACTTGGTTCCACCGTGATTAACTTATTCGCCCCTGATCAAGTCCGTCTAAGTGAAGCGTTAGAAGCCCAAGCGCCAACTAAAATGGGCCAGCCTTTAGCAGAAAAAATTGCTGTTCAGGCGCCAACATCAACCCCACTACAAAATGAGAGTGGCGTGGTAGAACAGACCGAAGCCTAA
- the efp gene encoding elongation factor P → MATYSSNDFRNGLKIMFDNEPYAIEASEFVKPGKGQAFARVKMRRLLTGKLIEKTFKSTDSAEGADVVDVTLTYLYNDGEFWHFMNNNTFEQLAADAKAVGENDIWLQDQAECIVTLWNGNPISILPPNFIEAEIVETDPGLKGDTAGTGGKPAKLTTGAVVKVPLFVQIGEVIRVDTRSGEYVSRVK, encoded by the coding sequence ATGGCAACATATTCTAGCAACGATTTTCGTAACGGTCTTAAAATCATGTTCGACAACGAACCTTATGCTATCGAAGCAAGTGAGTTCGTAAAACCCGGTAAAGGCCAAGCTTTCGCACGTGTTAAAATGCGTCGTCTGTTAACCGGTAAACTGATCGAAAAAACCTTCAAATCAACCGATTCAGCGGAAGGTGCTGATGTTGTTGATGTGACCTTAACTTACCTCTACAACGACGGTGAGTTCTGGCATTTCATGAACAACAACACTTTCGAACAATTAGCTGCTGACGCTAAAGCAGTTGGTGAGAACGACATCTGGTTACAAGACCAAGCAGAATGTATCGTTACTTTATGGAATGGTAACCCGATTAGCATTCTTCCACCAAATTTCATTGAAGCTGAAATCGTTGAAACTGACCCAGGTCTAAAAGGCGATACCGCGGGAACCGGTGGTAAGCCTGCGAAACTGACAACCGGTGCGGTAGTGAAAGTACCTCTGTTTGTTCAAATCGGCGAAGTTATCCGTGTTGATACGCGTTCTGGCGAATACGTTTCACGCGTTAAGTAA
- the epmB gene encoding EF-P beta-lysylation protein EpmB, with protein sequence MANIVTLNTPAREDWLQQLADVVTEPAELLRLLNLEHLPELQAGHDARRLFALRVPRAFIRRMVLGDPNDPLLRQVITQASEFTLTPGYSTDPLDEQTAAVPGLLHKYVNRALLLVKGGCAVNCRYCFRRHFPYQDNQGNKRNWQVALDYIRQHPELNEIIFSGGDPLMAKDHELDYLVSELEAIPHIQRLRIHSRLPVVIPARITETLCQRLSVSRLQVIMVTHVNHAQEIDAEFAQAMSRLKAANVTLLNQSVLLRDINDDATVLATLSNRLFEVGILPYYLHVLDKVQGAAHFYVSDEQARIIMHGLLSKVSGYLVPRLAREIGGEPSKTPLDLQLRQV encoded by the coding sequence ATGGCAAACATTGTAACCCTAAATACCCCTGCTAGAGAAGATTGGTTGCAGCAACTTGCAGACGTTGTGACAGAACCTGCTGAATTACTACGACTTTTAAATCTCGAACACCTACCTGAACTGCAGGCAGGCCATGATGCACGCCGTCTATTTGCACTGCGTGTACCCCGTGCATTCATTCGCCGAATGGTGCTAGGCGATCCTAACGATCCCCTATTGCGCCAAGTTATCACGCAAGCTAGCGAATTTACCCTAACACCTGGCTATTCGACGGATCCACTTGATGAACAAACCGCGGCAGTACCTGGGTTACTCCATAAATACGTTAACCGTGCGCTGTTATTAGTCAAAGGTGGCTGCGCAGTAAACTGTCGGTACTGTTTTCGCCGCCATTTCCCGTACCAAGATAACCAAGGTAATAAGCGCAATTGGCAGGTCGCCCTTGATTATATCCGCCAACACCCAGAATTAAACGAAATTATCTTCTCTGGGGGAGATCCTTTGATGGCTAAGGACCACGAATTGGACTATTTAGTCAGTGAGCTGGAAGCCATCCCCCATATTCAACGCTTACGGATCCACTCTCGTTTACCGGTAGTCATTCCCGCGCGGATCACCGAAACATTGTGCCAGCGCCTTTCGGTCTCACGCTTACAAGTGATTATGGTCACCCACGTCAATCACGCACAAGAGATCGACGCTGAGTTCGCTCAAGCAATGTCGCGCCTTAAGGCTGCGAATGTCACCTTACTAAATCAAAGTGTTTTATTGCGCGACATCAACGACGATGCCACTGTTCTTGCTACTCTGAGTAATCGTCTGTTCGAAGTCGGAATTCTCCCGTATTACCTCCATGTTTTGGATAAAGTACAGGGGGCCGCACACTTTTACGTCTCCGATGAACAAGCTCGTATCATAATGCATGGCTTATTGAGTAAAGTGTCAGGTTATCTGGTTCCCCGTCTTGCCCGAGAAATCGGCGGCGAACCGAGTAAAACCCCCTTAGACTTACAATTACGTCAGGTGTAA
- the epmA gene encoding elongation factor P--(R)-beta-lysine ligase: MNESDLWQPSAPIANLLKRANLLADIRRFFADRGVLEVETPAMSQATVTDIHLVPFTTRFVGPGAAQGRDLWLMTSPEYHMKRLLTAGSGPIYQMSRCFRNEEAGRHHNPEFTMLEWYRPHYDMYRLMNEVDDLLQQIIECEPAETLSYQQAFQRYLGVDPLTADKEQLVACAEKLGVGELVEREEDRDTVLQLLFMLGVETQIGQENKPAFVYHFPASQAALAEISTEDHRVAERFEVYFKGVELANGFRELTNSEEQRQRFVADNRRRQLMGLPEHPIDERLLAALTAGMPDCSGVALGIDRLVMLALKADSLKEVMAFTVENS, from the coding sequence ATGAACGAATCGGACTTATGGCAGCCGAGTGCGCCTATTGCCAATCTGCTTAAGCGTGCAAATTTGCTAGCCGATATTCGGCGTTTCTTTGCTGATCGTGGAGTGTTGGAAGTCGAAACCCCTGCAATGAGCCAAGCGACGGTGACAGATATTCATCTGGTACCTTTTACAACCCGCTTTGTCGGGCCTGGTGCGGCGCAAGGGCGCGATTTGTGGTTAATGACTAGCCCTGAATACCATATGAAACGCTTACTTACCGCAGGCAGTGGGCCGATCTATCAAATGAGCCGTTGTTTCCGTAATGAGGAAGCAGGGCGTCATCATAACCCTGAATTCACCATGCTTGAATGGTATCGCCCGCACTACGATATGTATCGGCTGATGAATGAAGTGGATGATTTACTGCAACAGATTATTGAGTGCGAACCCGCAGAAACGCTCTCCTACCAACAAGCTTTCCAACGCTATTTAGGGGTAGATCCGCTTACCGCCGATAAAGAGCAATTAGTGGCCTGCGCCGAAAAGCTAGGTGTCGGAGAGTTGGTTGAGCGAGAAGAAGATCGTGATACCGTGCTGCAATTACTCTTTATGCTCGGGGTCGAAACGCAGATAGGGCAAGAAAATAAACCCGCGTTCGTCTATCACTTTCCTGCCTCCCAGGCAGCCTTGGCCGAAATCAGTACCGAAGATCATCGTGTCGCCGAGCGCTTCGAGGTCTATTTCAAAGGTGTAGAATTGGCCAATGGCTTTCGTGAACTCACCAATAGTGAGGAGCAGCGTCAACGTTTTGTGGCAGACAACCGTCGTCGCCAGCTGATGGGTTTACCAGAACATCCGATCGATGAGCGTCTATTAGCGGCTTTGACGGCTGGAATGCCTGATTGCTCCGGCGTAGCATTGGGTATTGACCGTTTGGTGATGCTTGCACTGAAAGCAGATTCGTTAAAAGAGGTTATGGCCTTTACCGTCGAGAATAGTTAA
- a CDS encoding entericidin A/B family lipoprotein: MKTLIIRVAILLLFSASLTACNTFRGMGEDISGLGHAISHVAS, translated from the coding sequence ATGAAAACATTAATAATAAGAGTGGCTATTTTATTGCTTTTTAGCGCGTCGCTCACCGCTTGTAATACATTTCGTGGGATGGGCGAAGATATTTCTGGCCTAGGTCACGCCATTTCGCACGTAGCAAGCTGA
- a CDS encoding FxsA family protein, with protein sequence MRWLPFIALFILAWIEISLFIKVAHLFGVLLTLLLVIATSAIGLSLVKNQGIKNFRLMQEKLVRNENPAPEMTRGLSLFLAGFLLILPGFFTDFLGALLLLPPVQQRLTHKLMPFITVWGGRGQTTQDTGYTMEGEFERHEEKRLDHRGNSTSTHKTE encoded by the coding sequence GTGCGTTGGTTACCATTTATAGCTTTATTTATCTTGGCATGGATCGAGATATCACTCTTTATCAAAGTGGCTCATCTCTTTGGAGTACTACTAACACTGCTGTTAGTGATTGCCACTTCAGCGATCGGGTTATCGTTAGTAAAAAATCAAGGGATTAAAAATTTCCGTCTCATGCAAGAGAAACTGGTTCGTAATGAGAACCCGGCCCCGGAAATGACACGTGGATTATCCCTGTTTCTGGCGGGATTTTTATTGATATTGCCCGGCTTCTTCACCGATTTCTTAGGTGCTTTACTGCTACTTCCGCCTGTGCAGCAACGACTGACCCATAAGCTGATGCCTTTTATCACTGTTTGGGGTGGCAGGGGCCAAACTACCCAAGACACGGGGTACACCATGGAAGGAGAGTTTGAGCGCCATGAAGAAAAACGCCTCGATCACCGGGGCAATAGCACGTCAACGCATAAAACAGAGTAA